The Mesobacillus jeotgali genome window below encodes:
- the dapG gene encoding aspartate kinase, which produces MKIIVQKFGGTSVRDEQSRSQAMRHIKKAISDGYKAVVVVSAMGRKGDPYATDTLLSLLGGSDSKISKREHDLLLSCGETISSIVFTNMLLENGISATALTGAQAGFRTNSEHTNARILDMKCDRLLRELDQVDVVVVAGFQGAAKNGDVTTIGRGGSDTSAAALGAALNAEWIDIFTDVEGIMTADPRIAENARPLSVVTYTEVCNMAYQGAKVIHPRAVEIAMQAKVPIRIRSTYSDGLGTLVTALNRENKGTDIKERPVTGIAHVSNVSQIKVFAKKDQYNLQSEVFKAMANENISVDFINISPNGVVYTVLDEMTDRAVRVLEGLGHTPQIEKHCAKVSVVGAGMAGVPGVTSKIVTALSEKGIRILQSADSHTTIWVLVKQEDLGKAVNALHDAFQLEEETAEFERQDI; this is translated from the coding sequence ATGAAGATAATCGTTCAAAAATTTGGCGGTACATCTGTACGGGACGAACAAAGCCGCAGCCAGGCGATGAGACATATAAAGAAAGCAATCTCTGATGGATATAAAGCTGTTGTGGTCGTTTCTGCGATGGGTAGGAAAGGGGATCCGTATGCAACAGACACCCTTCTCAGCCTGTTAGGTGGAAGTGACAGCAAGATCAGCAAGCGCGAGCATGATCTGCTGTTATCATGCGGAGAAACGATTTCCAGTATCGTTTTTACAAACATGCTGCTTGAGAATGGGATCAGTGCAACGGCCCTCACAGGTGCCCAGGCAGGGTTCAGGACAAATAGCGAGCATACAAACGCCAGGATCCTTGATATGAAATGCGACCGTCTGTTGCGGGAACTTGATCAAGTCGATGTGGTCGTCGTAGCTGGATTCCAGGGGGCTGCGAAAAATGGAGATGTGACAACAATCGGCAGGGGCGGCAGTGACACATCTGCTGCAGCACTTGGCGCAGCGTTAAACGCGGAATGGATTGACATCTTTACCGATGTTGAGGGCATCATGACAGCCGATCCAAGGATTGCAGAAAATGCAAGACCTCTTTCAGTGGTCACGTATACTGAAGTTTGCAATATGGCATATCAGGGAGCAAAGGTAATCCATCCTCGTGCCGTAGAGATTGCCATGCAGGCAAAAGTGCCGATCAGAATCAGGTCTACCTATTCCGATGGCCTCGGAACGCTGGTTACGGCTCTTAATCGTGAAAATAAAGGGACTGACATTAAGGAACGACCTGTAACAGGAATAGCGCATGTTTCAAATGTCAGCCAGATTAAGGTTTTTGCAAAAAAAGACCAATATAATCTTCAATCTGAAGTTTTCAAGGCAATGGCAAATGAAAACATCAGTGTAGATTTTATCAATATTTCCCCAAATGGGGTGGTCTACACGGTCCTTGATGAAATGACGGATCGAGCGGTAAGGGTGTTGGAAGGCTTGGGACACACGCCGCAAATTGAGAAGCATTGCGCAAAGGTCTCCGTTGTCGGAGCAGGTATGGCGGGAGTACCAGGGGTAACTTCGAAAATTGTAACAGCTTTATCAGAAAAAGGCATTCGCATCCTTCAATCCGCTGACAGCCATACAACCATTTGGGTGTTGGTGAAACAAGAGGATTTAGGAAAGGCAGTAAATGCTTTGCATGATGCCTTCCAGCTCGAGGAAGAAACAGCAGAGTTCGAGCGTCAAGACATATAA
- the asd gene encoding aspartate-semialdehyde dehydrogenase, translated as MSERKGYRIAVVGATGAVGQQMIQTLESRDFPVSELLLLSSSRSAGTKVQYKGKEITVQEAKPESFEGVDIALFSAGGSVSKALAPEAVKRGAIVVDNTSAFRMDENTPLVVPEVNEEDLHSHNGIIANPNCSTIQMVVALEPLRKKFGLEKIIVSTYQAVSGAGAAAVEELEEQTQAILNGEEYEPKILPVKSAEKHYQIAFNAIPQIDTFVDNGFTYEEMKMINETKKIMHMPELQVAATCVRLPVGTGHSESVYIEIGQDGVSAADIKELMSDAPGVVLQDDPAQQLYPMPAFCVGKNDVFVGRIRKDLDNEKGFHMWVVSDNLLKGAAWNSVQIAESLVKLGLVK; from the coding sequence ATGTCAGAGAGAAAAGGTTACCGTATAGCAGTAGTGGGAGCAACAGGAGCAGTAGGACAGCAGATGATCCAGACGCTCGAAAGCAGGGACTTTCCTGTATCCGAGCTTTTATTATTGTCATCTTCAAGGTCAGCTGGTACAAAGGTCCAGTATAAAGGAAAAGAGATAACAGTACAGGAAGCCAAGCCAGAAAGCTTTGAAGGTGTGGATATTGCCCTGTTCAGCGCAGGAGGAAGTGTTTCAAAAGCGCTGGCACCCGAAGCAGTCAAACGCGGAGCGATCGTTGTTGATAACACAAGTGCATTCCGCATGGATGAGAACACTCCGCTTGTTGTGCCTGAAGTGAATGAGGAAGATTTGCATTCTCATAACGGAATCATTGCTAACCCGAACTGCTCTACGATCCAAATGGTTGTTGCTCTGGAGCCATTACGTAAGAAGTTCGGCCTGGAAAAGATCATTGTATCAACTTACCAGGCAGTATCAGGTGCAGGTGCGGCGGCTGTCGAGGAGCTGGAGGAACAGACACAGGCAATCCTGAACGGAGAAGAATATGAACCAAAGATTCTTCCGGTGAAGTCAGCGGAAAAGCACTACCAAATTGCATTCAATGCGATCCCACAGATCGATACATTCGTAGATAACGGATTCACATACGAAGAGATGAAAATGATCAATGAAACGAAGAAAATCATGCACATGCCTGAGCTTCAGGTTGCTGCAACATGTGTAAGGCTGCCGGTTGGCACTGGTCATTCAGAGTCTGTTTATATTGAGATTGGCCAGGACGGTGTTTCAGCAGCAGACATTAAAGAACTTATGTCTGATGCACCAGGAGTAGTCCTTCAGGATGACCCTGCACAGCAGCTTTATCCAATGCCTGCATTCTGTGTCGGCAAAAATGACGTATTTGTCGGCAGAATCAGGAAGGATCTGGACAATGAAAAGGGCTTCCATATGTGGGTTGTTTCTGACAATCTGTTAAAAGGTGCTGCATGGAACTCAGTCCAGATTGCTGAAAGCCTTGTGAAGCTTGGGTTGGTAAAATAA
- the dpaA gene encoding dipicolinic acid synthetase subunit A, whose amino-acid sequence MLTGMQIAVIGGDARQLEIIRKLTELDAKLSLIGFEQLDHAFTGASKEKIDEVDFSVQDALILPVPGTSLEGQVETIFSNEKVVIIKEMIEKTPDHCTVYSGISNSYLTGITKQANRKLVQLFARDDVAIYNSIPTVEGTIMMAIQHTDFTIHGSKVAVLGLGRVGMSVARTFHALGAKVKVGARKSEHIARISEMGLKPFLLSDIGKEVSDIDICINTVPHQIVTASVISRMPAHTLIIDLASKPGGTDFRYAEKRGIKALLAPGLPGIVAPKTAGQILANVLSQLLMEDFNDRKEKEV is encoded by the coding sequence ATGCTGACAGGAATGCAAATCGCAGTTATCGGCGGTGATGCGAGACAGCTGGAGATTATTCGCAAGCTGACAGAGCTTGATGCAAAGCTTTCTTTAATAGGCTTCGAGCAGTTGGACCATGCTTTCACAGGTGCCTCAAAAGAAAAGATAGATGAAGTTGATTTTTCCGTCCAGGACGCTTTGATCCTGCCTGTGCCAGGAACAAGTTTGGAGGGTCAGGTCGAAACGATTTTCTCGAATGAAAAAGTAGTTATTATTAAAGAAATGATTGAAAAGACCCCTGATCATTGCACAGTTTACTCGGGCATCAGTAATTCATATTTGACCGGGATTACTAAGCAAGCTAACAGGAAACTTGTACAGCTTTTTGCTAGAGATGATGTAGCAATTTACAACTCAATCCCGACTGTCGAAGGAACGATCATGATGGCAATCCAACATACAGATTTCACCATTCACGGCTCTAAAGTTGCCGTCCTCGGATTAGGCAGAGTTGGTATGAGTGTAGCCAGGACCTTCCATGCCCTTGGTGCCAAGGTAAAGGTCGGAGCAAGAAAAAGTGAACATATTGCAAGGATTTCGGAAATGGGATTAAAGCCGTTCCTGCTATCAGATATTGGAAAAGAAGTGTCAGATATCGATATTTGCATCAATACGGTTCCTCATCAAATCGTTACTGCCTCCGTCATTTCGAGGATGCCAGCTCATACCTTGATCATTGACCTTGCATCCAAACCAGGTGGAACGGATTTTCGCTATGCGGAAAAGCGCGGAATCAAAGCTTTGCTTGCGCCAGGCTTGCCGGGGATCGTAGCCCCGAAAACTGCAGGGCAAATATTGGCGAACGTTCTTTCTCAGCTGCTTATGGAAGACTTTAATGACCGAAAGGAGAAAGAAGTATGA
- the dpaB gene encoding dipicolinate synthase subunit B, with amino-acid sequence MSLKGKKIGFGLTGSHCTYDAVFPEIEKLVNAGAEVLPVVTFTVKNTETRFGKGEDWVQRIEELTGNNVIDSIVKAEPLGPKIPLDCMVIAPLTGNSMSKFANAMTDSPVLMAAKATLRNQKPVVLGISTNDALGLNGVNLMRLMATKNIYMIPFGQDDPVKKPNSMVARMGMLSETIIEAMNGNQLQPVLVERYKDN; translated from the coding sequence ATGAGTTTAAAAGGAAAAAAGATCGGATTCGGATTAACGGGCTCGCATTGTACGTATGATGCTGTATTTCCTGAAATTGAAAAGCTGGTGAATGCTGGTGCTGAAGTTTTACCTGTTGTCACATTCACTGTAAAAAATACAGAAACACGATTTGGTAAAGGAGAAGATTGGGTACAGCGGATTGAGGAACTCACTGGCAATAATGTGATAGACTCGATTGTGAAGGCAGAACCTCTTGGTCCCAAAATCCCGCTTGACTGTATGGTCATTGCGCCGCTTACGGGTAACTCCATGAGCAAGTTTGCGAATGCAATGACAGATTCACCAGTTCTAATGGCTGCAAAAGCTACATTAAGGAACCAAAAGCCGGTTGTACTGGGTATTTCGACTAATGACGCTTTAGGGCTTAACGGCGTCAATCTTATGAGGTTAATGGCGACAAAAAACATTTACATGATTCCTTTTGGCCAGGATGATCCAGTTAAAAAGCCAAATTCCATGGTTGCAAGAATGGGGATGCTTTCCGAAACAATCATTGAAGCAATGAACGGAAATCAGCTTCAGCCAGTACTAGTGGAACGTTATAAGGATAATTAA